The Torulaspora delbrueckii CBS 1146 chromosome 1, complete genome DNA segment ATTGAGCAAAAGCATGCTGTTCCTTGTAGAAGATTGCCTTGATTGAGTAGGCGTGACGGTTGCTTTGACCCAGAGGGATTGACCCTTTTCAATGGTACATTTGTCTAACTCGAGCTCAACATGATAAGGCAATTTATTGGCGTACATGATTGAAACCATTCTCTCGTCGAACTTGTCTAGAAATTGTCTGAAGTCTACTACCCCAGTCTTGGTGGGATCTCTCGATAGATGCCATTGACAATGCAGCTTTGATAGAACATGTTCTCTGCACCAAAAAGTCTCTCTCATTTCAAACTCCTGTTCCTCACGGAGACCACTTTGAATATACTGTCTTCCTGCGAAGACTCTTGGTATGGCCTTATTTTTGAGGTTCGTCGTCTCGTAACCgagtttcttgaatggAACGATTACTCTAGTGGTGTGATCGGCCTCGATCATGTACGACTGACCatgaaaatcttcaaactccACTTTCACGTCGATCCCGTCGATCCATGAGTTTCTAATGTCGATTAATAGGAGTGCGTAATCCCCAACATGGAAATCTTTGTCAGAGTGCGCTTTCTTCATTATGAATTTGATCCAGTCGACAGATTCCATCTTTGGAGAGAATAGCTCATTCAGAGGTATGACTTCAAGTCCCGGTACCTCGATGCTTCTCTTCAGAAAGACTTCATATGGTAGGCGTAATTTTTTGAGATATATGCAAGAACCATCGCCAGCACGCATCCCATAGTTTGCAATAAGGTCAAATCCATTGAACTGCAATGGTACGGAGGTGGCATCCACCTCCACATCGATAGTGATCACCTCATTAGGGGCTATGTGCGAAGGTGCgttgagaattttgacaaatgagttcttcaaccattgtAGCTGCTTCTCAATACCAAATAAATCATCTGCGGGCAGTTTTTTCCAATAGTCAGGTTTCATTGATTTCTCAATATTACTGATCGACGAAAACTGTAGATAGTCAATGGGACAACTCAATGATTTATTTCTCACTGTAATCGAGACTTTTTTCTTCGTACCATGGAGCATCATCCAGGAGTTGTCACTTATGTTTTCTGTTCGCAATAATTGTAACTCTGGCTGCTCGGGGAGAATCTTGATCTGgattttctcaaaaatgCATCTTTCATCACTCATTGCCGAATCTACTCCCTTCTTCTCTGTCGCTACTATCTTGAATACTTTAGAAGACATGCCTAACACTGAGACATTCAGCGAATCTATCGTGAGCCATTTGTGAAAAGTTGGCTTCTTGAGAGTCAGCGGTAGGTTGATCAATCGCATCGATTCTGCTGGGACAAAGACAGGGTGCATTAGACTGATTTCGTTCTCATCAAGTTCACAATATTCCATCATCTCGGCATCAAACTGGACTCCAGTGataccaatttcaaatttaaaGGGATTTTGAACCATGCAGGAAATCATTGCTTTGTCTCCAACTAGGAAGGAACCTTGAACCTCGGCTGATTCATTGTTCTtagaggaagaagttgcTTGAAGAGCCTTGAATGGATTAAAAACTTGAGGAGCCTCGATATCGACAACGCTGTCATTTTGTTTGATAATCTCTGTTTCAATTGGTATCTGTTCGCCGTCAATTGTCAATCCGTTAGATTCAAGCCTCACAAATTTTAATTCTCGAAGTAAAAATGGATCCCAGTATGACTGAATATAACCTTCCAATATTAGTGGTTGCATGTATGATTTGAACAAGGCTTGCTGCTCTGATTGTGTTAAAAGATGTGCGTACCTGCATATTAACACTGAAGTATAATGAGCAGCCGCTTCATTGTCGTTGACTCTAGTTGATACGGTCAGGCAGAGTTGTAAACATTTCTTCTGTAAAATTAACCATGAAACCTCGTGCGGATTATCGCTTGACTTTTCGACTGCTCCATCTTCGATTCCATAAAGTTTAACCATTTCCTGCAAACGCTCCTTATACTCTTCATGCCACTGAATATGCTCTGTATCCGATACAATAGCCACCAACAGCAACCGCAGCACGAAAgctttttttctttcaaagccaaGCGATCCGTAAATTTGAGCCAAATTAACATAAATCTTGCATTGGGACTCAACTTccatctttttcaattgaagatcaaacaCCCTGTTGGCGAATGAGTATATTTCTCCCCTTGTAAACAAAGCTTCTGAAGGTACCTCATCAACACTTGGAGATTCAGGCATAGAGCCTTGTATTATCAGTTTCAATGCGTCCAAAGATAACTCTGAGCCAGACTGACATACAACCATGAATGTTAAAGTCTTGAGAA contains these protein-coding regions:
- the TRS120 gene encoding TRAPPII-specific subunit TRS120 (similar to Saccharomyces cerevisiae TRS120 (YDR407C); ancestral locus Anc_5.506), which encodes MMKSLGHGASFVWPSRIRALVVPIGKWKRHQFNEAVENLQSYSEIRLLDITPIDSSLFTPQGFPNGRLFFDFSSYGYNDSLDLFLYDFEPFRKIFVVIGLINDDNNPESSLQTLKERYPTIISHNVIVTNTSGETNVGENIFYCGQKLEDNLETILCDVGKTFLQALSQYYSSYKHVTLRSPGAIGGNSVMKTTLTRQVAALTAVVSPSSTNASKRLSSIEITTNNIKRSASLKLAKSLSSSENRSHSRSRGRQLKILGNFQLLAGRYTDALNSFNEAVTLLHKIRDYLWLGSALDGVAICFLLLSYLQIPFQIPPLVNVLCPIQPNNIVPEGQSPRNSVQYTPMKSPRDSTSSLSSVAAVDVESINLPKLIKSISEKIMYYYELSLSHTCDYTPQTVYSEILLKTLTFMVVCQSGSELSLDALKLIIQGSMPESPSVDEVPSEALFTRGEIYSFANRVFDLQLKKMEVESQCKIYVNLAQIYGSLGFERKKAFVLRLLLVAIVSDTEHIQWHEEYKERLQEMVKLYGIEDGAVEKSSDNPHEVSWLILQKKCLQLCLTVSTRVNDNEAAAHYTSVLICRYAHLLTQSEQQALFKSYMQPLILEGYIQSYWDPFLLRELKFVRLESNGLTIDGEQIPIETEIIKQNDSVVDIEAPQVFNPFKALQATSSSKNNESAEVQGSFLVGDKAMISCMVQNPFKFEIGITGVQFDAEMMEYCELDENEISLMHPVFVPAESMRLINLPLTLKKPTFHKWLTIDSLNVSVLGMSSKVFKIVATEKKGVDSAMSDERCIFEKIQIKILPEQPELQLLRTENISDNSWMMLHGTKKKVSITVRNKSLSCPIDYLQFSSISNIEKSMKPDYWKKLPADDLFGIEKQLQWLKNSFVKILNAPSHIAPNEVITIDVEVDATSVPLQFNGFDLIANYGMRAGDGSCIYLKKLRLPYEVFLKRSIEVPGLEVIPLNELFSPKMESVDWIKFIMKKAHSDKDFHVGDYALLLIDIRNSWIDGIDVKVEFEDFHGQSYMIEADHTTRVIVPFKKLGYETTNLKNKAIPRVFAGRQYIQSGLREEQEFEMRETFWCREHVLSKLHCQWHLSRDPTKTGVVDFRQFLDKFDERMVSIMYANKLPYHVELELDKCTIEKGQSLWVKATVTPTQSRQSSTRNSMLLLNFMLFDNQTCKLLPKSNRRILYNGTLNHHIMATKKATINLTLLPIETGNYEIFVSIASTDGDESTIQFNSGPVTFQVN